A window of the Synechococcus sp. JA-3-3Ab genome harbors these coding sequences:
- a CDS encoding tyrosine-type recombinase/integrase, with product MRDPRPGLVQQAHLQRQASCPVPSLSQLVGQFLQERQRDLAPASRRTYRIALEQFAKTCPVPLPQVQPSHVQSFLNSLKGRPFRNRSGQWVHPPASPATYNLKRLALQQFFEWASQRGYFPDPLPTQAIRPARLPARLPRDLDRLLLQRVLQRAQSHSLRYAALIRLLLECGLRAQELLDLTVQDFQISPEGSLLEVRCGKGSKPRAVAVGDPLSELLQQYLSRERGPCAPTDPLFVSQSRCPAYRGRPLTYDGLRHIVLKLTEPEPGHQTPHQFRHSFATLLLDRGVAPEHIQHLLGHTTAAMTMRYTQRANLRAAIAHSRAILDQGLI from the coding sequence ATGAGGGATCCCCGGCCCGGCTTGGTTCAACAGGCCCATCTCCAGCGTCAGGCGAGCTGCCCCGTGCCCAGCCTGAGCCAGTTGGTGGGGCAATTTTTGCAGGAGCGGCAGCGGGATCTGGCCCCGGCCAGCCGCCGCACCTACCGCATTGCCCTGGAACAGTTTGCCAAAACTTGCCCGGTGCCGCTGCCTCAGGTGCAGCCGTCCCACGTTCAGTCTTTTTTAAACAGCTTGAAGGGGCGTCCATTTCGCAACCGCTCCGGCCAGTGGGTTCATCCGCCCGCCTCTCCCGCCACCTACAACCTCAAGCGGCTGGCGCTGCAGCAGTTTTTTGAGTGGGCCAGCCAACGGGGCTACTTTCCAGATCCCTTGCCCACCCAGGCGATTCGGCCCGCCCGCCTGCCCGCCCGTCTGCCTCGCGACCTGGATCGGCTGTTGTTGCAGCGGGTTCTGCAGCGGGCCCAGAGCCATTCTCTGCGCTATGCGGCCTTGATCCGCCTGCTGCTGGAGTGCGGGCTGCGGGCACAGGAGCTGTTGGACTTGACGGTGCAGGATTTTCAGATCAGCCCTGAGGGATCCCTGTTGGAGGTGCGCTGTGGCAAGGGCAGCAAACCCCGCGCTGTGGCGGTCGGGGATCCCCTCTCCGAGCTGCTGCAACAATATCTGAGCCGAGAACGGGGCCCGTGCGCGCCGACGGATCCCTTGTTTGTCTCCCAATCCCGCTGCCCGGCCTACCGGGGCCGTCCCCTCACCTACGATGGCCTACGTCATATTGTGCTCAAGCTTACCGAGCCCGAGCCGGGCCACCAAACCCCCCACCAGTTTCGCCACAGCTTTGCCACCTTGCTGCTGGATCGCGGCGTTGCCCCCGAACACATCCAACACCTGCTGGGCCATACGACTGCCGCCATGACGATGCGCTACACCCAGCGGGCCAACTTGAGAGCAGCTATTGCCCATTCCCGCGCGATCTTGGATCAGGGCTTGATCTAG
- a CDS encoding J domain-containing protein, with amino-acid sequence MPRKATSTKTKTTRTTSKEGAGPDPQVAIAAEIQRLSDTYGISKELLENFARFVVRQLQPPPRLSVKELQKAIYNHFGVKNAAELRKSASFRLATSGMGKLNLSNIDDLERIYRQHIGILPNEEGEEGYGCINGINIFKYDLPWRVFGLDPDRATDEDIKAAFYRLSKIYHPDSPTGDDKIFQRLTLFYKSLTEKFEQWL; translated from the coding sequence GTGCCCAGAAAAGCCACCAGCACAAAAACCAAAACAACCAGGACAACCTCAAAAGAAGGAGCTGGGCCCGACCCGCAGGTGGCGATTGCCGCAGAAATCCAGCGTCTTTCGGATACTTATGGCATTTCTAAGGAGCTCCTAGAGAATTTTGCCCGGTTTGTAGTCAGGCAGCTACAGCCACCGCCCCGGCTGTCTGTCAAAGAGCTGCAGAAAGCCATTTACAACCACTTTGGCGTTAAAAACGCAGCCGAGCTGAGAAAATCAGCCAGCTTCAGACTGGCAACCAGTGGTATGGGCAAGCTGAACTTATCCAACATAGATGATTTGGAGCGCATTTATCGTCAGCACATCGGGATCCTTCCCAACGAAGAGGGAGAAGAGGGGTATGGCTGCATCAATGGGATCAACATCTTCAAGTACGACTTGCCTTGGCGGGTTTTTGGGCTTGACCCTGATCGAGCTACCGATGAAGACATCAAAGCTGCTTTTTATCGCCTGAGCAAGATTTACCATCCCGATTCTCCGACGGGAGATGACAAAATTTTCCAGCGATTGACTCTTTTCTACAAAAGCCTTACGGAGAAGTTTGAGCAATGGCTATAG